A genomic window from Flavobacterium azooxidireducens includes:
- a CDS encoding glycoside hydrolase family 30 protein → MASCSDTKEIEIEVYETSEAGNSLTKITEFSEIENPIIININPEEKFQTITGFGGSFTEASAYLLNKLGKENRKKILDAYFSEEGAKYSLTRTHIASCDFSLSNYTYAKVENDTLMEHFTIEDDKDDLIPMILEAKAISKDGFKIISSPWSCPPWMKDNKNYVGGKLLPEFNDAFALYFSKYLEAYKKEGIDIWGVTVINEPHGNGNNWESTHFSPEEMTLFVQNHLGPKLEKDGWKDVKIFGYDQNRAGLPEWVDAMYKNEETSKYFAGTAIHWYESTYDFFPEQLQYAHKKAPNKYLIETEGCVDSEIPHWQDDAWYWKKEATDWGWDWASAEDKHLHPKYAPVNRYATDIIGCLNNWVDGWIDWNMVLDRQGGPNWFKNWCVAPVIVDQEKDEVYFTPLYYVMAHFSKFMRPGAEKIGCTINNEELMTTAVKNPDGSIAVVVFNPTEKPKSIQLNIGNQIKNTTISAKALQTIVIKM, encoded by the coding sequence ATGGCAAGTTGTTCTGATACTAAAGAAATAGAAATTGAAGTTTATGAAACTTCTGAAGCAGGAAATTCATTAACCAAAATAACTGAATTTTCAGAAATTGAAAATCCGATAATCATCAATATCAATCCGGAAGAAAAATTCCAAACCATTACCGGTTTTGGTGGTTCTTTTACGGAAGCTTCAGCTTATTTACTCAATAAATTAGGCAAAGAAAATAGAAAGAAAATTTTGGATGCATATTTTAGTGAAGAAGGTGCAAAATATTCTTTAACCCGAACGCACATTGCCTCTTGCGATTTTTCATTAAGCAATTACACCTATGCCAAAGTGGAAAACGACACTTTAATGGAACATTTCACCATCGAAGATGATAAAGACGATTTGATTCCGATGATTTTAGAAGCGAAAGCCATTTCTAAAGATGGTTTTAAAATAATCTCTTCGCCTTGGTCGTGCCCGCCCTGGATGAAAGATAACAAAAATTACGTTGGCGGAAAATTATTACCCGAATTCAACGATGCATTTGCCTTATACTTTTCAAAATATTTAGAGGCTTACAAAAAAGAAGGCATCGATATCTGGGGAGTTACTGTTATCAACGAACCTCACGGAAACGGTAACAACTGGGAAAGCACTCATTTTTCACCTGAAGAAATGACACTTTTTGTGCAAAATCATCTCGGACCAAAATTAGAAAAAGATGGCTGGAAGGATGTAAAAATCTTTGGCTACGACCAAAACAGAGCCGGTTTACCGGAATGGGTTGATGCGATGTATAAAAACGAAGAAACCTCAAAATATTTTGCCGGAACCGCCATTCATTGGTATGAAAGCACGTATGATTTTTTTCCGGAACAGTTGCAATATGCTCATAAAAAAGCACCCAACAAATACTTAATTGAAACCGAAGGTTGCGTAGATTCTGAAATTCCACATTGGCAAGATGATGCTTGGTATTGGAAAAAAGAAGCCACCGATTGGGGTTGGGATTGGGCAAGTGCAGAAGACAAGCATTTACATCCAAAATATGCACCGGTTAATCGTTATGCCACTGATATTATTGGCTGTTTGAATAATTGGGTGGATGGTTGGATTGATTGGAATATGGTTTTAGACCGTCAAGGTGGACCAAATTGGTTCAAAAACTGGTGCGTTGCTCCAGTGATTGTTGATCAAGAAAAAGACGAAGTGTATTTCACACCTTTATATTATGTCATGGCTCATTTTAGCAAATTCATGCGTCCTGGAGCTGAAAAAATTGGATGTACGATTAATAATGAAGAGTTGATGACAACTGCAGTTAAAAATCCAGACGGAAGTATTGCTGTCGTTGTTTTTAATCCGACAGAAAAGCCAAAAAGCATTCAATTGAACATTGGAAATCAAATAAAAAACACAACTATAAGTGCAAAAGCATTGCAGACTATAGTTATCAAAATGTAG
- a CDS encoding glycoside hydrolase family 17 protein — protein MKKLIYIIFLMVLSCNQKDNNNLVSKEITAQMILGNVNYQAICYGGYRTNSREIQPTIAEIKEDIKLLSALNIKVLRTYNVHYEEVSNLLKAITELKNEDANFEMYVMLGAWIDCKNAWTEFPPIHHEESERNAIEIDEAVRLTNQYPDIIKIIAVGNEAMVKWATSYYVTPNIILKWVNHLQNLKKENKLPKEVWITSSDNFASWGGGGNEYHVEDLNQLIKAVDYISMHTYPMHDTHYNPVFWGIKENEQQLSDNEKIDAAMLRSRDYAISQYDSVMAYMKSIGVNKPIHIGETGWATQSNEHYGNNGAKATDEYKSAQFYKLMREWSNNEKISCFYFEAFDENWKDSDNPLGSENHFGLINLQNEAKYALWNEVDKGTFKSLTRNGKPITKTYNGDEKALWLDVKIPSSILKN, from the coding sequence ATGAAAAAGTTGATTTACATCATATTCCTCATGGTTCTATCATGTAATCAAAAAGACAATAACAATTTAGTCTCAAAAGAAATTACTGCCCAAATGATTTTAGGAAACGTAAACTATCAAGCTATTTGTTACGGTGGATATCGCACAAATTCTCGCGAAATCCAGCCCACAATTGCTGAAATAAAAGAAGATATAAAACTACTTTCTGCCTTAAACATTAAAGTTTTACGAACCTATAATGTGCATTATGAAGAAGTTTCAAATCTATTAAAAGCCATTACCGAATTAAAAAATGAAGATGCCAATTTTGAAATGTATGTGATGCTTGGTGCTTGGATCGATTGCAAAAATGCGTGGACGGAATTCCCTCCTATTCATCACGAAGAAAGCGAACGAAACGCTATTGAAATTGATGAAGCGGTTCGACTAACCAATCAATATCCTGACATAATTAAAATTATTGCCGTTGGAAATGAAGCAATGGTGAAGTGGGCAACAAGTTATTATGTTACGCCAAACATCATTTTAAAATGGGTGAATCATCTTCAAAATTTGAAGAAAGAAAATAAATTACCCAAAGAAGTTTGGATCACAAGTTCAGACAATTTTGCCTCTTGGGGCGGCGGCGGAAATGAATATCATGTGGAAGATTTGAATCAATTGATAAAAGCTGTTGATTATATTTCAATGCATACGTATCCGATGCATGACACCCATTACAATCCCGTTTTTTGGGGAATTAAAGAAAATGAACAACAGTTGTCTGATAATGAAAAAATTGATGCTGCTATGCTTCGTTCGAGAGATTATGCCATTAGCCAATACGATAGTGTGATGGCTTATATGAAATCAATCGGTGTAAACAAACCAATTCATATTGGCGAAACAGGTTGGGCTACGCAATCAAACGAACATTACGGAAATAACGGTGCAAAAGCTACGGATGAATATAAATCGGCTCAGTTTTACAAGTTGATGCGAGAGTGGAGTAACAATGAAAAAATTTCCTGCTTCTATTTTGAAGCCTTTGACGAAAACTGGAAAGACAGTGACAATCCATTAGGTTCAGAAAATCATTTCGGACTTATTAATTTACAAAACGAAGCCAAATATGCCCTTTGGAATGAAGTGGACAAAGGAACTTTTAAGAGTTTAACCCGAAACGGAAAACCAATTACAAAAACCTATAATGGTGATGAAAAAGCATTGTGGTTGGATGTAAAAATACCTTCATCAATTTTAAAAAACTAA
- a CDS encoding carbohydrate binding domain-containing protein — protein MNKSIKIVSILFVFISFFACDSDDDSVQNDVLSARYTYIREAAQGVITFINTSENADSYEWNFGDGTSSIAKNPEKTFTETGEYTVTLTAKNNSTGATNSFSSTVSIEVFQGGLVTNGDFESGTAPWTLGVANPIAPSLLVSENGNTYFSVNVTAAGNPFDVNLSHVGINMTQGRTYRLTFDAWSDVNRSMVAGIGLSGNPWTNQTVVQNITTTSQNYSIDLVANFTNNNSRVIFDLGAAVGRVNIDNVTLNELP, from the coding sequence ATGAACAAATCAATAAAAATAGTTAGCATACTATTCGTTTTCATAAGTTTTTTCGCCTGCGATAGTGATGATGACTCAGTTCAAAATGACGTTCTAAGTGCTCGATATACATATATTAGAGAAGCTGCACAAGGTGTGATTACATTTATTAATACTTCTGAAAACGCAGATAGTTATGAATGGAATTTTGGAGACGGAACAAGTTCAATAGCCAAGAATCCTGAAAAAACGTTTACAGAAACTGGCGAATATACTGTTACTCTTACCGCCAAAAATAATAGTACAGGTGCTACAAATTCTTTTAGCAGTACCGTTTCTATTGAAGTTTTTCAAGGAGGATTAGTAACCAATGGCGATTTTGAAAGTGGTACTGCACCTTGGACTCTTGGCGTTGCAAATCCAATAGCTCCTTCCCTATTAGTATCTGAAAATGGAAATACCTATTTTTCTGTTAATGTTACAGCAGCTGGGAATCCTTTTGATGTTAATCTATCACATGTAGGAATTAACATGACGCAAGGCAGAACGTATAGATTAACTTTTGATGCTTGGTCAGACGTAAATAGAAGTATGGTTGCGGGAATAGGCTTAAGTGGCAACCCATGGACTAATCAAACCGTTGTGCAAAACATAACAACAACTTCCCAAAATTATAGTATTGATTTAGTGGCAAATTTTACAAACAATAATTCCAGAGTAATTTTTGATTTAGGAGCAGCAGTCGGCAGAGTTAATATTGATAATGTAACTTTGAACGAACTCCCTTAA
- a CDS encoding glycoside hydrolase family 16 protein, with protein sequence MKITNHKYKLLTLTVLGLVLSFSSCNEDDTQTVVTKFNLVMEDNFDVDGAPNPAIWSYETGRGTNGWGNNELQFYTDRPENVIVQNGYLIITAKQEAFGGANYTSARLKTQNLFDQKYGRFEARIKLPLGQGLWPAFWMLGSNIDQDGWPKCGEIDIMEYLGNSPTKILGTLHGPGFSGAESIGKTYTLRNSRFDDKFHVFGVEWSENHINWYVDDVLYNQITRKQVEDEGGEWVFNNSFFMILNMAVGGDLPGSPNANTSFPQRMLVDYVRVYQ encoded by the coding sequence ATGAAAATCACAAATCATAAATATAAACTACTAACCCTTACAGTTTTAGGATTAGTTTTGAGTTTTTCTTCTTGTAATGAAGATGATACACAAACCGTTGTCACCAAGTTCAACTTGGTTATGGAAGATAATTTTGATGTCGATGGAGCTCCAAATCCTGCCATTTGGTCCTATGAAACTGGAAGAGGCACCAATGGCTGGGGAAATAATGAATTACAATTTTATACCGATCGACCGGAAAACGTAATTGTTCAAAATGGCTATTTGATAATCACTGCTAAACAAGAAGCTTTTGGAGGTGCAAATTATACCTCTGCACGATTGAAAACTCAAAATTTATTTGATCAAAAATATGGTCGTTTTGAAGCCCGTATTAAATTACCTCTTGGTCAAGGATTATGGCCTGCCTTTTGGATGCTAGGAAGTAACATTGATCAAGATGGCTGGCCAAAATGCGGAGAAATTGACATCATGGAATACTTAGGAAATAGCCCAACTAAAATTTTAGGAACGCTTCACGGCCCAGGTTTTTCAGGAGCAGAAAGTATCGGTAAAACATATACTTTACGAAATAGTCGATTTGATGATAAGTTTCATGTATTTGGTGTAGAATGGAGCGAAAACCACATCAATTGGTATGTGGATGATGTATTATATAATCAAATTACCAGAAAACAAGTTGAGGATGAAGGTGGAGAATGGGTTTTTAATAATTCATTTTTCATGATACTAAATATGGCAGTGGGCGGAGATTTACCGGGTAGTCCAAATGCTAATACATCATTTCCTCAAAGAATGCTTGTAGATTATGTTAGAGTTTATCAATAA
- a CDS encoding glycosyl hydrolase family 16, translating into MKNIKFNYLGKTLLVGLVLITNLNCERDISDDAVLATFPKTAEIFTDDFVAMGGNFYLPYGGSKPTAFSVDLEQGYNSNSSIRIDVPNATDPEGAYAGAIFRIDGEGRNLTDYDALTFYVKASQGVTVGEFGFGEDFFDNKYITTITNVSIGTNWTKIIIPIPDASKLLQERGMFRYAAGTQGTNGFGYTIWIDELKFEKLGTNSLLYPYILNGQNITIDGYLDSNIEINQLGAVYSLANGLNVNVNAAPSYFSFISSNDLVTGPFQNNISTIISSTGTAVVTAQLGNELAQGSLTINATGAFDNAPDPTTNPANVISIFSDFYSSVPDFNPGVFAGGGTGNISVQNFGNNQHLRYESIDFVGLGWNGPIDVSSKTMVHLDVQLISGSNLVMELIDFGPDGVDNGLGGTDGTAGGNNISGQLQVGQWVSLDIPLNAFTLTTGGGGAGSPNLNNLGYVVFVSGNGASFLVDNIYFYNN; encoded by the coding sequence ATGAAAAATATAAAATTTAATTATTTAGGAAAGACTCTTCTTGTTGGGTTGGTGCTAATAACCAATCTAAATTGTGAGAGAGATATATCTGATGATGCAGTACTTGCAACATTTCCAAAAACAGCAGAAATATTTACTGATGATTTTGTTGCCATGGGAGGTAATTTTTATTTGCCATATGGTGGCTCTAAACCAACAGCATTTTCTGTTGATTTAGAACAAGGCTATAATAGCAACTCCTCCATAAGAATTGACGTTCCAAACGCTACAGATCCTGAGGGAGCTTATGCCGGAGCAATTTTTAGAATTGATGGTGAAGGTCGAAATTTAACCGATTACGACGCACTAACCTTTTACGTTAAGGCCTCGCAAGGTGTTACAGTAGGGGAATTCGGTTTTGGTGAAGATTTTTTTGACAATAAATACATTACAACAATAACAAATGTTAGTATTGGAACCAATTGGACAAAAATTATCATTCCAATTCCCGATGCATCAAAATTATTGCAAGAAAGAGGTATGTTCAGGTATGCAGCCGGTACACAAGGAACAAATGGTTTTGGCTATACTATTTGGATAGATGAATTAAAATTTGAAAAATTAGGAACTAATAGTCTTTTATACCCATATATATTAAATGGTCAAAATATAACAATTGATGGCTATTTGGACTCTAATATAGAAATTAATCAATTGGGAGCTGTTTATAGTTTAGCTAATGGTCTAAACGTTAATGTTAATGCAGCACCAAGCTATTTTAGTTTTATTTCTTCAAACGATTTAGTCACAGGACCTTTTCAAAATAATATTTCAACCATAATTTCATCAACTGGAACCGCAGTTGTTACTGCTCAATTAGGTAATGAACTAGCCCAAGGATCTTTAACAATAAATGCAACAGGTGCTTTTGATAACGCACCTGATCCTACTACTAATCCAGCAAATGTTATCTCTATATTTAGTGATTTCTACTCAAGTGTACCAGATTTTAATCCCGGCGTTTTTGCAGGTGGTGGTACAGGAAATATTTCTGTTCAGAATTTTGGAAATAATCAACATTTAAGATATGAAAGCATCGATTTTGTAGGTCTAGGCTGGAATGGCCCCATAGATGTTTCAAGTAAGACTATGGTACATTTAGATGTGCAATTGATTAGTGGTTCAAATTTAGTAATGGAGCTTATAGACTTTGGACCTGATGGTGTTGATAATGGCTTAGGAGGGACTGATGGTACAGCGGGAGGAAACAATATTTCTGGTCAATTACAAGTTGGTCAATGGGTTAGCTTAGATATTCCTTTAAATGCTTTTACTCTTACTACTGGTGGAGGTGGTGCTGGTTCACCTAATCTAAATAACTTAGGCTATGTTGTTTTTGTATCAGGCAACGGTGCTTCTTTCTTAGTTGATAACATCTATTTTTACAATAACTAA